The Candidatus Omnitrophota bacterium genome includes a window with the following:
- the corA gene encoding magnesium/cobalt transporter CorA, with translation MSKFIKKASKTIGQAPGSIIYVGEKKIEEPRISIIDYDEKSFQEKEVKNVEECFPFKESPTITWINIDGLHDTDIISKIGNYFGIHHLILEDIANTSQRPKFEESGKYIFVVLNMLYFDEKDNETKAEQVSFVFGTNFVISFQEQEGDVFNPIRGRIRDNKGRIRKSGADYLAYVLVDAVVDNYFIILEKLGEKIANMEDELVANPSTRKLQTIQDLKRDIIFLRKSVWPLREIISGLQRTESDLFQDSTAAYLRDLYDHTIQVIDTIESLRDMVSGMLDIYMSSISNKMNEVMKVLTIIATIFIPLTFIAGIYGMNFNPDVSFFNMPELNWKFGYMFAWGVMFSVASAMVIYFKKKRWF, from the coding sequence ATGTCAAAGTTTATTAAGAAGGCATCAAAGACAATTGGTCAAGCCCCCGGCAGCATTATCTATGTAGGTGAAAAGAAGATTGAGGAGCCCCGCATATCTATTATTGATTATGATGAAAAAAGTTTCCAGGAGAAAGAAGTAAAAAATGTGGAGGAATGTTTTCCATTTAAAGAATCCCCTACAATAACATGGATAAATATCGATGGTCTGCATGACACAGACATTATAAGCAAAATCGGTAATTATTTCGGCATCCATCATCTTATTCTCGAAGATATAGCAAATACTTCGCAACGCCCGAAATTTGAGGAGTCAGGCAAATATATCTTCGTTGTTTTGAATATGTTATATTTTGACGAAAAAGACAATGAGACAAAAGCCGAACAGGTAAGCTTTGTTTTTGGGACAAATTTCGTCATTTCGTTTCAGGAGCAAGAGGGAGACGTATTCAACCCTATTCGCGGAAGGATTAGAGATAATAAAGGGCGTATAAGAAAAAGCGGGGCGGATTATCTGGCCTATGTTTTAGTGGATGCTGTTGTCGATAATTATTTTATAATACTGGAGAAGCTTGGTGAGAAAATAGCAAATATGGAAGATGAATTAGTGGCTAACCCGAGCACCAGAAAATTACAAACAATCCAGGATTTAAAAAGAGATATTATATTCTTGCGTAAATCCGTATGGCCATTGAGAGAGATAATCAGCGGGCTACAACGAACAGAGTCGGATTTGTTTCAGGATTCTACAGCAGCATATTTGCGGGACCTGTACGACCATACTATCCAGGTTATCGACACTATAGAATCTTTGCGAGATATGGTTTCAGGAATGCTTGATATTTATATGTCCAGCATAAGCAATAAGATGAACGAGGTAATGAAGGTCCTTACAATTATCGCGACAATATTCATTCCCTTAACATTCATTGCCGGAATATACGGCATGAATTTCAATCCCGATGTTTCTTTTTTTAACATGCCTGAGCTAAACTGGAAGTTCGGCTATATGTTTGCATGGGGCGTGATGTTTTCTGTGGCATCGGCGATGGTGATCTATTTTAAAAAGAAACGGTGGTTTTAG
- a CDS encoding site-specific DNA-methyltransferase, with translation YIDPPFNTGATNWKYNNDYVEKEDAFRHSKWLSLMEKRLKLAKALLKRSGVLICAIDENELWHLGCLLEDIFPGHEVHLVTIVHNPRGVQGKNFSYTNEFAYFVIPNGQKVVGNRKLSEDEIYISNLRNWGGESLRTDARNCFYPIIVKNNKIIGFGDVPPKDFHPKKQTEEKKGSFYVWPIDVKGVERKWRYARQSVESVLKILRVKENKDRIEIEIGKDYGTVRTVWQDHKYDAAEYGTKLVHALVPSNHFDFPKSVYNVYDCLAPLITEQKNAVVLDYFAGSGTTGHAVMMLNKMDEGNRKFILCTNNEGGIAEEICYPRIKNVIKGHKDYPDITDIPANLKYFKTDFVDAKPTDLNKKKLVDKSTEMLCLKEDCFYEVKKTRDYRIFKDNKDKYLGIVYDDDGIDPFKKEVIKLKKDFVVYIFSLDESAREEEFEDVIKFVELKPIPAVILNVYKRIFK, from the coding sequence TCTACATTGATCCCCCATTCAATACCGGCGCAACGAATTGGAAATATAACAATGATTATGTTGAGAAAGAAGACGCTTTTAGGCACAGTAAATGGCTTAGTTTGATGGAAAAAAGATTGAAACTGGCTAAGGCTTTGTTAAAGAGAAGCGGAGTCCTCATTTGCGCCATTGATGAGAATGAGTTGTGGCATTTGGGATGTCTTTTGGAGGATATTTTCCCAGGGCATGAAGTGCATTTAGTTACAATAGTCCATAATCCTAGGGGAGTACAAGGGAAAAATTTTTCTTATACTAACGAATTCGCTTATTTTGTTATACCCAATGGGCAAAAGGTTGTAGGAAATAGAAAGCTGAGCGAAGACGAAATATATATAAGTAATTTGAGGAACTGGGGAGGGGAATCATTAAGAACAGATGCGCGAAATTGCTTTTATCCTATAATTGTAAAGAATAATAAGATAATAGGTTTTGGAGATGTTCCCCCTAAAGATTTCCATCCTAAAAAGCAAACCGAAGAGAAAAAAGGCAGCTTCTATGTTTGGCCTATTGATGTAAAAGGAGTAGAGAGAAAGTGGAGATATGCTCGGCAAAGCGTAGAGTCTGTACTCAAGATATTGAGAGTAAAAGAGAACAAAGATAGGATCGAAATTGAAATTGGTAAAGACTACGGCACCGTGAGAACTGTCTGGCAAGATCACAAATATGATGCTGCCGAATATGGTACGAAGTTGGTTCATGCTCTTGTCCCAAGTAACCATTTTGATTTCCCCAAGTCAGTTTACAACGTATATGACTGCCTAGCTCCCTTAATTACTGAACAAAAAAATGCAGTTGTCCTAGATTATTTCGCTGGTTCTGGAACAACGGGACACGCGGTAATGATGTTAAATAAAATGGATGAGGGAAACAGGAAGTTTATTCTTTGCACAAATAATGAGGGCGGCATAGCCGAAGAAATTTGCTATCCCAGAATAAAAAATGTAATTAAAGGCCACAAAGATTATCCCGACATAACAGACATTCCTGCCAATCTTAAATATTTCAAGACTGACTTCGTCGATGCAAAGCCAACTGATTTGAATAAGAAAAAGCTTGTTGATAAATCAACAGAGATGCTTTGCCTGAAGGAAGATTGCTTTTACGAGGTTAAAAAAACGAGAGATTACAGAATTTTCAAGGATAATAAAGATAAGTATCTTGGCATAGTTTATGATGACGATGGAATTGATCCATTTAAGAAAGAAGTCATAAAATTAAAAAAGGATTTTGTTGTTTATATCTTCTCCCTTGATGAGAGTGCAAGAGAGGAAGAATTTGAAGATGTGATTAAGTTTGTAGAATTAAAGCCAATTCCGGCAGTCATACTGAACGTATATAAGAGGATATTTAAATGA
- a CDS encoding lipopolysaccharide assembly protein LapA domain-containing protein — MNWKWILVLILLLLLAIFSVQNYEIVKIQFLFWSFQTSRAIVIFSALFIGIIIGLIISLIKRG, encoded by the coding sequence ATGAATTGGAAATGGATACTTGTTTTGATATTATTGCTGCTTTTGGCGATTTTTTCTGTGCAGAATTATGAAATTGTTAAGATTCAATTTTTATTCTGGTCATTCCAGACCAGCCGGGCTATCGTGATATTCTCGGCGCTTTTCATAGGTATAATCATTGGATTGATAATCTCCCTGATTAAGAGAGGTTAG
- a CDS encoding dihydrodipicolinate reductase yields MNDEDLYLSWVIRKTHNDEGDWASHFFGKESPQGKIYSAGSLDFSTFYEENPVDVIIDFSSSTAVNEYIQAANCGVKIVSAISRYQKDEMLKLKRMAAKTAVLYSPNITLGINFLLIASQILQQIAPHVDIEIVEEHFRGKKEVSGTALRIARLLSLSKEHHVNSIRVGGIVGKHEVIFGFPNQTIRLTHESINRAAFAKGAIYAARWLVGQKKGMYTMEQVMAADFIRHSKTIHKNSRRERARLMEILGL; encoded by the coding sequence ATGAATGATGAAGATTTGTATCTATCGTGGGTAATAAGGAAGACCCATAATGACGAGGGTGATTGGGCAAGCCATTTTTTCGGCAAAGAATCGCCGCAGGGAAAAATATATAGCGCGGGTAGCCTGGATTTTAGCACATTTTACGAGGAGAACCCTGTGGATGTGATCATCGATTTTTCTTCATCCACGGCAGTGAATGAATATATCCAGGCTGCTAATTGCGGGGTAAAGATTGTTTCGGCAATCTCGCGGTATCAGAAGGATGAGATGCTTAAGTTAAAGCGCATGGCCGCAAAGACGGCAGTTTTGTATTCTCCGAATATTACTTTAGGGATCAATTTTCTGCTCATTGCTTCCCAGATCCTTCAGCAAATAGCGCCTCATGTAGATATCGAGATCGTAGAGGAGCATTTCAGGGGGAAGAAGGAAGTGTCCGGCACCGCGCTTCGTATCGCCCGGCTTTTAAGCTTGTCCAAAGAGCACCACGTAAATTCCATCAGGGTAGGCGGGATCGTGGGAAAGCACGAGGTTATCTTCGGGTTCCCGAACCAGACAATACGGCTTACCCATGAATCCATTAACCGGGCAGCTTTTGCCAAGGGCGCGATATACGCGGCTAGATGGCTTGTTGGGCAGAAAAAAGGCATGTATACTATGGAACAGGTTATGGCCGCGGATTTCATTCGGCATAGTAAAACCATACATAAAAACAGCAGGCGCGAACGTGCCCGGCTCATGGAAATTTTGGGCCTTTAG
- a CDS encoding mechanosensitive ion channel family protein yields MYTEILNKVFLGNRVLDYLISFGVFLFGFLAIKIIALAIIRHLKEISKRTANTLDDFFMEVIDRIGAPLLYLAVLYLSVKTLTFHPYFAKGMNYSGLGVLVYFAARVTIMSITYGFTVYLTRRGEDAGLARSLQGILVVVKVIVWTGAVIFFLDNLGFKISAVIAGLGIGGVAVALAAQTILKDLFSYFSIIFDRPFKVGDFIIIGDFMGNIEHVGIKTTRIRSLGGEMLVFSNSDLTDSRVRNYKLMEKRRVVFKLGVTYQTTLKQLKEIPKVIENIVKNTKDTVFDRAHFFSYGDFSLIFEIVYYVIGPDYNKYMDTQQDINFAIKEEFEKRGIEFAYPTQTLYVQKAG; encoded by the coding sequence GTGTATACGGAGATACTTAATAAGGTTTTTTTAGGTAACAGGGTTTTAGATTATCTGATATCCTTCGGTGTTTTCTTGTTCGGTTTTCTCGCGATCAAGATCATCGCGCTTGCGATCATCAGGCACCTCAAGGAGATCTCCAAGAGGACAGCGAACACTTTAGATGACTTTTTCATGGAGGTTATCGATAGAATAGGAGCGCCTTTGTTGTATCTGGCGGTTTTATACCTTTCTGTCAAAACCCTTACTTTTCATCCGTATTTTGCAAAAGGAATGAATTATTCGGGGCTGGGGGTCCTGGTTTATTTTGCTGCCCGCGTAACGATCATGTCTATTACGTATGGTTTTACCGTATATTTGACTCGGCGGGGAGAGGATGCCGGTCTTGCGCGCAGTCTCCAGGGGATCCTTGTTGTGGTAAAAGTAATAGTTTGGACAGGCGCTGTAATTTTCTTTCTGGATAATTTAGGCTTTAAGATATCGGCAGTTATTGCCGGTTTGGGCATAGGAGGTGTAGCGGTTGCCTTGGCCGCTCAGACTATTCTCAAGGACCTTTTTAGCTATTTCTCTATCATTTTTGACCGGCCTTTTAAAGTAGGGGATTTTATCATCATCGGCGATTTTATGGGAAATATTGAGCATGTCGGGATCAAAACTACGCGCATACGGTCTTTAGGCGGAGAGATGCTTGTTTTTTCCAATTCCGATCTTACCGATTCGCGCGTGCGTAACTATAAACTTATGGAAAAAAGGCGCGTCGTATTTAAACTGGGCGTTACCTATCAGACTACGCTTAAACAATTGAAGGAAATCCCGAAAGTCATTGAAAATATCGTTAAAAACACCAAAGATACGGTTTTTGACCGCGCCCATTTCTTTAGTTACGGCGATTTTAGCCTTATCTTTGAAATTGTTTATTACGTCATTGGCCCGGACTACAACAAATATATGGATACCCAGCAGGATATTAATTTCGCGATCAAGGAAGAATTTGAGAAGCGCGGCATAGAGTTTGCCTATCCTACGCAGACTCTTTACGTGCAAAAAGCGGGGTAA
- a CDS encoding DEAD/DEAH box helicase family protein: MIELRDYQKEAIKSLHAKVVKALRTPENKVVIFQAPTGSGKTLMVSEMLKKLVRDRKNDQTFSFVWVSVRMLHEQSKEKLEKYYEDDRLIQCSYFEDLEDRKINENEILFINWHSINKKDINIFVRENEQDNNLNSIIRNTKEEGREIIMIIDESHHTASSEKSRELIEVISPKVTLEVSATPHLTENVFEIERVSLSEVKDEEMIKSEISVNPEFSKKKIGDKSADELVIECALLKRKWLQSKLKEENTDINPLVLIQLPDAREGMDDKKRSVINILEEKFDITEKNERLAIWLSEQHSDALANIEKYDNKVEVLIFKQAIALGWDCPRASILVIFRESKSFIFTIQTIGRIMRMPELKYYNEPELNKGFVFTNLSNIEITEDYVKDYVTIYEGKRDDKLYSDLSIPSIYLKRQRERTRISGKFVNIFFEAAEEYKLDDKIDVKPSRVINPIMSDGRIIDVDKAGEIEFKGTIDIELNEKELSDRFDRFIAQACSPYAPVDSSDRMKTAIYLYIKQKFKIDKYDPKAQMIVLGKENYQTFINVINLAKERFRTNVIEGLSETREVQQVEKWEVPPLISYNSKYKKIEKDKSIVKPFYVSQLSEPEQSFIELIENSDKVKWWFRNGQGEIKYFAVPYKDKDGFERAFYIDFIVMMKDGRIGLFDTKSGFTAELAKERAEALARYIKEQNKKKEKKLWGGIVTFKDGSCRYNDSESYGGAISESQAPYWKILTL; encoded by the coding sequence ATGATAGAGCTAAGAGATTATCAAAAAGAGGCGATAAAAAGTCTTCATGCCAAAGTAGTAAAAGCATTAAGGACTCCTGAGAATAAAGTTGTTATATTTCAAGCGCCTACTGGTTCTGGTAAAACTCTTATGGTTTCGGAAATGCTTAAAAAGCTCGTAAGAGATAGAAAGAATGATCAGACATTTTCTTTTGTTTGGGTTTCAGTAAGAATGTTGCATGAACAAAGCAAAGAAAAGCTGGAGAAGTATTACGAGGATGATAGATTGATTCAATGTTCTTATTTCGAGGATTTGGAAGACAGAAAAATAAACGAAAATGAGATTCTTTTCATAAATTGGCACAGTATAAACAAAAAGGACATTAATATTTTCGTGAGAGAAAATGAACAGGATAATAATCTCAACAGCATAATTCGAAATACCAAAGAAGAAGGCAGAGAAATAATCATGATTATAGACGAGAGTCATCATACTGCAAGTTCAGAGAAGTCCAGAGAATTGATAGAGGTCATTTCTCCAAAGGTTACCTTGGAAGTTTCTGCAACCCCTCATCTAACAGAGAATGTTTTTGAGATTGAGAGAGTATCTTTGTCAGAAGTTAAGGATGAAGAGATGATTAAATCGGAGATTTCCGTTAATCCAGAATTCAGTAAGAAAAAAATTGGAGATAAGAGCGCAGATGAATTAGTTATAGAATGTGCTTTATTAAAACGAAAATGGTTGCAGTCAAAATTAAAAGAAGAAAATACAGATATTAATCCTCTCGTTCTTATTCAGCTTCCTGATGCCAGAGAAGGAATGGATGATAAGAAAAGAAGCGTTATTAATATTCTAGAAGAAAAATTCGATATTACAGAAAAAAATGAAAGATTAGCCATCTGGCTTTCTGAACAACATTCAGATGCTCTCGCTAATATAGAAAAATATGATAACAAAGTTGAAGTATTGATATTTAAACAAGCAATAGCATTAGGTTGGGATTGTCCAAGAGCTTCTATACTGGTAATTTTCAGGGAATCAAAGAGTTTCATTTTTACCATTCAGACAATAGGCAGGATAATGCGGATGCCTGAATTGAAATATTATAATGAGCCAGAATTAAATAAAGGGTTTGTCTTTACTAATCTGTCGAATATAGAGATTACAGAAGATTATGTAAAGGATTATGTCACGATATATGAAGGCAAGAGAGATGATAAGTTATATAGCGACTTGTCTATTCCTTCAATTTACCTAAAGCGACAAAGAGAGAGAACGAGAATTTCCGGGAAGTTTGTTAACATATTCTTTGAAGCCGCCGAAGAATATAAACTTGACGATAAAATTGACGTGAAGCCGTCACGAGTTATCAATCCAATTATGAGCGACGGAAGGATTATCGACGTTGATAAAGCTGGTGAAATAGAGTTCAAGGGTACGATAGATATTGAATTAAATGAGAAGGAGTTATCAGATAGATTTGATAGGTTTATAGCGCAGGCCTGCTCTCCTTATGCCCCGGTTGATTCAAGTGATAGAATGAAGACGGCAATTTACTTATACATTAAGCAAAAATTTAAAATTGATAAATATGATCCAAAAGCTCAAATGATTGTTTTAGGAAAAGAGAACTATCAGACTTTTATTAATGTTATAAACTTGGCGAAAGAAAGATTTAGGACGAATGTAATTGAGGGACTGAGCGAAACACGGGAAGTGCAACAAGTAGAAAAGTGGGAAGTACCGCCTTTGATTAGTTACAATAGCAAGTATAAGAAGATAGAGAAAGATAAGTCAATTGTGAAACCATTCTATGTTTCTCAATTAAGCGAACCAGAACAAAGTTTCATAGAATTAATTGAGAATTCTGATAAGGTTAAATGGTGGTTTAGGAATGGCCAAGGGGAAATCAAGTATTTTGCTGTTCCTTATAAAGATAAAGATGGTTTTGAGAGAGCTTTTTATATCGATTTTATCGTAATGATGAAGGATGGGCGGATAGGTTTATTTGATACCAAAAGCGGATTTACTGCAGAATTGGCAAAAGAAAGAGCAGAAGCTTTAGCGCGATATATCAAAGAACAAAATAAAAAGAAAGAAAAGAAGCTTTGGGGCGGGATCGTGACATTTAAAGATGGAAGCTGTAGGTATAATGATTCTGAGAGCTATGGTGGCGCTATTTCAGAAAGCCAAGCCCCTTATTGGAAAATTCTAACGTTATAA